CGCCCCTCGGCCTCCAACGCGCTGGTCACGCCATGCCGCTTGCCGTTGGCGCGGCTGTGGTAACTGGCCAGCGGTGCCATATCCGGGCCAAGCCGCACCACCAACCCATAAGAGCGGCTGGGCGACCATGCCTTATGGACACCCATCGTGCGGATGCCACCGCATTGCAGCGGCTCAAGAAAGCTCCCACCCGAGCGCAATGCCGGTGCGATCCAGTAATCGGCTGGAAATTCTGCCATCATGTCATAGCGATACTGCTTTTCCAGCAACACGAACTCGATCAACCGGGTGCGCGGGGCAAAGACGCTCAACCACGCGCCACCGTCCGCGGCCGGGGAAAGTCGTCCGGGATAACCCGGCAAATGCCTGAGCACCGGGTGCGCCTTGCCGCCCTCCAGCCGAAGCAGGCAATGCCGCCAGCTTTCGCTAATCGTGACACCCGCCGCGTCCGGCAAAAGCCCGTTCGGCCAGCCAAGCTCACCGGCCACCTTCTCGAACGCCCCGCCCGCGGCCCGGCGCCAAAGCGACCCCGTGGCCCCCTTCTCCATCAAGTCCACCACCCAGGCCGAAGCCGGATGCCGCGCCGATCCATTCGCCAGCCAAAGCGCCCCGTCCGGCCCATAGGCCAGCGCGGTAATGCAGGCCACGCCACCCGGCAACGCTACCTCCTGCCCGGCCTCGTTCAACCTGCCATCATCACTCGCCACGGCAAGCGTGCCATCCGCCGCCACCGCCACCGCCGTCACCTCTGCCGAAAATGTCGCGCGCGGCACTGGCCCGTCCGGCGTCATTTCCAACAAATCCGCCCCGGAAGACCACAACAGCCGCCCCTCACTCCAAACAAGGTTATCCGGCGCAGGCATCTCGACCAGAACCTCCGCCTCATCCAGCGCCGTGTTGGGCCGCAACGCGCCATCGAGCGGCGGAATGGTGATGGCGCGCCCGCGAAATATGTCGAGGATCGGATCGAAAATCATGGCCGTTTCCCCCAATACTCATCCAGCGCCGTCCAGTTCGGATCGGCACCCTCAATCTTGAAACGGCCAATCCGGTTGTTCAAAATTCCACCGATAAACAGCTCGCCCTTGTGTTCACGGATCGAGGTCACCATCGGATGCGACTGGCCCGACAGATCGCCGAAGGTCTGCAATATCTCGCCCTTGTCGTTGAATTTCACGATGCCGCCGGTGTTGATGTTGGGAAACAGCCATTCATCCTGCGGCAATCGCCGTGCCATCCGCTTGCGCATCCCCGGATGGCGCAGCGACAGATCAAACGACGGCGTCCGCATCCCCAGCCACGCCATCCAGTAATTCCCGTCCGAGGCACGGTTGATGTTGTCAGGATAGCCCGGCATATCGCGGATCACGCATTCCGCCGTGCCCGCCTTCGGCCCTTCCAGCCAATAGCGGTGAATCCGGTTTGCCCAGCTTTCACAAAACAGCAGCGACTTGTTGTCATGCGCCATCGCCACACCGTTGGTGTAGCGATACCCGTCAAGCAGGGTCGTCGTCTTGTCGGTCGCGGGATCATAAACCAACAACCGCCCGGTCCCCCGGTTCTCGATCGAATCGATCGCCCATTCATGGGCGTCATAGCGCTTGGTGGAATCGGTGAAATAAATCTTCCCGTCCGGCGCGATATCAAGGTCGTTGGGGTCACGTAGCCGTGCATCATCCTGAATCGAAGTCAGCGAACGCCGGGTCTCCGCCGAAAGCCGCGTGACCTCCCCATCCGGCGCAATCTTGTAAAGCCCCATCGCCCCGACACAGGAGAGCAGGTTCTCATCGCGATCAAAAGCAAGCCCCAGCGGGAAGCCTCCGATATGGGCAAAAACCTCGTGGCGGGTGTAATCCGGCGCGAAAAAGCGAATGATCTCACCGTGGCGCGTGCCGCAATAGAGGTTCTCATCGCGGTCAAGGATAACATCCTCCGGCCCTTCCAACTCTCCCAACCCGATGGCCGAGGCCTCCGATAGCTGGTTGTTCAACTCATATTGCGTGCCCGACCCCGGTTCCGCCGATTCCGCCTTGCCAAGCCGCAGGTAAACCGGCGCGACGTAAACCTCGTTCAGCACCTTGTGGCGGTTCTTCAGCCAGCGAATATCAATCGTCACCGCAGCGGCCAATAACAGGCCCAGCACCATCTGATTGGTCCCGGTGCCATAGCCAAGCCGGATCAACCCGTTGGTCATCACCAGAACAATCACCGCCCCCATCAACCCCTTGGCGACAGAGCCACGCCCCCCGCCCAGCGAATTGCCGCCCACCACGGCAGCGGTCAGCGCAAGAATCTCCAACCCCTGCCCGGTGCCCGGCCCCGCCCCCGAGAGCCGGGTGGCAATCAGAAACCCGGCAACGGCAGAACACGCGCCCGAAAAAACATAGGTCAAAAACACCGTATGCCGGACCCGAATGCCCGCGTTATGGGCCGACCGGCGCGACCCGCCAACCGCCAACACATGCCATCCGGGGCGCGAACGGGTCAGCGCAATATGGGTGACAACCGCCAGAACCAACGCCACGAACATCGAAACCGACAGGCCAAGGATGGTCCCGTCACCGATGAAATCCCACATGTCCGAAGAGGCATCGGAAAGCTGCACCTTGGAGCCGAAATTGACCACCAGAATCTCATAAAGTGCGCGGCCAATGATGAACGTCACCAGCGTCGTCAGGAACGCCCGAAGCCGCAGATAGCCGATCAGATAGCCATTCACCGCCCCAAAGACGATGCCGGTAACAAGGGCTGCCAGAAACGCCACGCTTGTTGGCAGATGGAAAATGAAAAAGCAGGTGACAGCGGCGAACGCTCCAAGGGCAAAGATCGACCCGACAGCAAGATCAATCCCACCCCCGAGCATCACCACCGAAAGGCCGATGACCACAAGGATGAACTCGCCCAGTTGCCGCGTCGATGCCTGTAGCGACATCAGGTTGAAAAACCCCGAGATCGCAGAGCCGAACACGGCCACCGTAATCACCAGCGCCAGAAAGGGGATCGCGTTGTCGGTCCAGCGTTTTTGCAAAATCTCGCCGATGATATGATCGGGGATCAAGTTATAGCGCCAGGCCTGAAGCCGTTCTCGGAGGGTCATCTGATATCCGTGAGCAAGGGGGCAGACGGCCGGAGCTTCCGGCCGCCGCAGGTCTTGTTATCAAGCGCCGGTTGGGCGCGGCTTAGTTGGCGAGCGCCTGCAACGCCTTGAGATCCCAGCAGCTGTCAGGGCGCATATTCGCCTTGGTGGTCGCGTGCTCCAGCGTATAAATATAGGCGGAATGCTCACCCGGTTGCACGCCGCTTTGCAGCAGGTACTTGATCATCGCAACCATGTCGCCACCCTCGCGGACAAGCTCGGTCATCACCACCGCGTCATAGGTGCCGTTCTCCAGCATGTCGCAATCAGCCGATTTCTCACCACCGCCGGTCGTGATCAGCTTAACCTTGCCCTGCAACCCCGCATCGCGGATCGCTGCCGCCGCGCCGGTTGCATCGCCATCCCAGAAATCAATGATCGCACACATGTCCGGGTTCTGCCGCAGCATCGTCGCCGTCACCGTCCGCGACGTGGTCGGATCCCAGTTGGAATCGGGCTTGGCAACCACCTTGAGGTTTGGATGCTTGTCGAGCACCTTCATGATGCCTTCATATTGGAACAGGCTGGTGGCGTTCACCTCATCGCCCTGAACCAGACCGATCTTGCCGGATGTGCCCTCGCCACAGGCTTCAACCGCCGCACCCGCTTCAAGTGCGCCAAGATTGGTCCAGTCGCTGCCAAGATAGGCATCAGCCTTGAAGTTCGCCGGGTTGTCGATCAGCAAAACATAAATGCCCGCCTTCTGCGCTTTCTTCAACAGACGCGAGAAAGAGTTGAGGTCCGGCGCCATCACCACCAGCACATCCGGTTTTGGAGTTGAGGAGATCGCCTCGGTAATCGCCTGCGCCCCGGCCTCTGTTGACCAGTTCGGATCGCGTGTCTCGAAGGTGCCGCCAAAGGCCGTCACTTCGCGCTTCAGGATCGCCGCCCAGCCCTGCGCCAGATCAAAGCCCATCGCCAGCGGAATCAAAATCACCCGCTTGCCGTTCAGCGCCTCGTGATAGGCCGCCGGGCCGGGGTCACTGTCAGCGGACGCTGGCGCGCTCGTGGCCAGGCCCGTCAACGCGATCGTCGCGGCTGCGACAAATGTTTTAAGAAGTTTCATCGTGTTCCCTCGCTTTGTTGGTTTTGCCCAAGCTTTGTAGTTTGGGTCGTTTCGGTCATATGTCGCCTTGTTGGGCGGTTTGTTCGTCGCGTGGATTCAACAGCCCATCGACGATGATTGCGATCAGCAGAATCGTGGATTTGATCAGGTTCTGGTAAAGCTCCGGAATATCGAGGATCGTCATCACATTCAGCAAGACACCGATCAGAAATGCCCCGATCAGGACATTCTTCACCCCGCCCTTGCCCCCCGAAAGACCAATCCCTCCAATCACCGCGACCAGCACGATGTCATATAAAAGCGTGCCGTTCACGATCCGGGTGTTGATGGATTGCAGGCTCGCCGCCGTCAGCAACCCGGCGGTGAACGCCGCCAACGCCGACAGGACATAGCGCAGCACCATCATCGGGCGCACCGGCATTCCCGCATTGCGCGCCGCTACCGGATTGTCGCCCGCGTAATAGATGTAGCGCCCCCATTTGGTGAACCGCAAAAACAGGAACGCCGCCAACGAAAGCGCAAGAAAAACATAGATATCCGCCGGAATCCCCTCCAGCCGGAATTGCCCGACCCCAATGATCCAGTGCTCCGAGGGCACCATTACCGCGTCCTGCGGGATCAACTGCGAGCGCACAAAACCAAAGGTAAAAGAGCCGGTCGCAAGTGTTACGAAAATCGCCGGCACATCGGCATAGGCCGCCAGAAAGCCATTCACCGCTCCAATCGCCAGAACAAACAGCAGCGCCATGGCAAGTGCGCTATGATCAGACCAGCCCGAATTCAGCAGTTGCAGATACCACGCAACCGACATCGCCATAATCGCCACCATCGACAGGTCAATCCCACGCCCGACAATGACAATCCCCATACCAAGCGCGAGAATCCCCAGCACGGCAACCGACCGCACGATGGCGATGACGTTTCCAGTGGTCAGAAACCCCGAAAGTGTGACCGCGGCGATTGCAAAGATCACCACAGTGATCGCAAGCACGATGCGCGCCTGATCAAGCTTCCAACCCCCAGAAAACTTTCCTTTGTTCATTGAGTAACCTGACAGAATCCCCCCGCAGCCCCCATCAGGGCCGCACCGCGAGCAAGCCTAAGCGCGACTCTGACGATACGTCCAATGAATAATTCAGGTCGAATTCAATGCGAAACAGGAATGGTTTTAGGGCGTCTCAAAGGATGCGCAGTTTTGGCCGTTCGTCATTATTTCGCACAGACTCGATGGCCTCGCTGGCCTCTATATGGGCGCGCAGCGCCTCGACAAACCTGTGCCCATAGGCCGGCAGCGGCGCACGCCGATCCCACATCGCGCAGATGTCAAACAGCACCGGATCACCATTGAGCGCCAACGGCCGCACAACCAGAGCGCGCCCCGTCACCCGCGCCGAAGACGGCACAACGGCAACGCCAATCCCCCCTCCGCCATCGAAAAAAGCGTATGCGGCGAATAGCTCTCCATCACGACCTTGGCCGGTTCACCGATCAGGCGGCAAGCCGCGTCAAACACCTCGCGCGAGGCATGGCGATTGTTCTGCGTCAGGATCGGATGCGCCAGAAGCTCCGCCATCTCGATCGGCCGCCCGGTCTCCTCAAGAAAATCGGGCGTTGCCGCCGCCAGAAACGCCAGCCGCCCCAGCCGGACCATCTCGAAATTCTCTATCGGATGCAACGGCATCGCCGAAATCGTGAGGTTGATCGCCCCGGCCCGCAGCTTGTCTGCAAGCTCCGGCCCGCCTCCGTCCTCGATCCTGATATCAATGCCGGGGTTCTCACGGTTCCATTCCTTCAAAACCGCTGGCAGATAGCGTTCTATCAACTGCGAACACGACCCAATCTTAAGCAACCCCGCCGCGTCGCGCTTGAGGTCATCGGCAAAGGTTCTCAACCCCCGCTCGGCTTCCAATAGCGCCGTAACGCGCGAATAAAGCGCTTCGCCCTCTGCCGTCAGACGCAACATTCGCCCCGCCTTCTCAAACAGCTTCAACCCCAAAGACGTCTCAAGCGCCTTCAACTGCCGCGAGACTGCCGATTGCGTCAGACTCAACTGCTCCGCCGCGCGGGTCACATTGCCCAACTCGGCCACAACCGCAAAACCTGCATATGTGCGAATATCCATTCGGCCCTCCAACCGGTCGCCTCAATGCTAGGCGCGCCAAGGCACAGCTGTCAATTGCGCCCCCCAGCCGCCGACACGCCCACCATGCCCGCCACCCGCCACAGCGATCAAAGGAAAACAATCAACTCTCGAATCAAGCAGCACCTGACGCCCCAAACCCCGCCCAAGGCGCGCCCCTCCGCCCAAACCCTTTCAAGGTCCCCACAGTCAACATTTCGCCGCTGCCACAGCATCACATGCCGAGGGCGCGGAACACCTATCCTCCCCGTTCATTCTCCCAAGCTGAAATGGTGCCCCCACACGGACTCGAACCGCGGACCTACTGATTACAAATCAGTTGCTCTACCAGCTGAGCTATAGGGGCACTCGACGCGCGTGTTACAGCACGCGGGGCGGGTCGCGCAATGCTGAATCTGCACCTCGCGCCTTAGCGATTGGCGCGCGCCAAAAGCCCCACGGCCAACAGCCCCACGGCGATGATCATCGTGGCCGCTGGCGCCGCGCCGGTGAGGTTCTCAAGACTGGCCTGCTCGTGGGTCAACGTGGCCAGCGTGTCAAATCCGAAGGGCGGGCGCAGCAGCATGGTGGCAGGCAATTCCTTCACACAATCGACGAACACCAAAAGCAACGCCGAGCCCAGAGAGCCGCGAATGAGCGGGTAGTAAACCTCGCGCAACACCCGGCCCTGGCTGCGCCCGAGCGAGCGCGCCGCCATCGGCAGCGATGGCGAGACCCGGCCCATTGCCGCATCCGCCGCCCCTTGCGCGATGGCGAAGAACCGCACCGTATAGGCCAGCACCAATGCAAACGCCGTGCTGGTCAGCACAAGGCCGACATCCTGCCCTGTCACCGCTTCGATCAGATCGGCAACCCGGTGATCTATGGCCGCCAGCGGCAGGAAAATGCCGACCGCCAGCACCGCACCGGGCGCGGCATAGCCGATCGTCGTCACCGGCATCAGCAGCTTGGGCAACGCGCGCCCCGAAATCCGGGCGCCGTAGACCATGAACACCCCCGCCAGCACCGTCACCA
This is a stretch of genomic DNA from Aquicoccus sp. G2-2. It encodes these proteins:
- a CDS encoding LysR family transcriptional regulator, which translates into the protein MDIRTYAGFAVVAELGNVTRAAEQLSLTQSAVSRQLKALETSLGLKLFEKAGRMLRLTAEGEALYSRVTALLEAERGLRTFADDLKRDAAGLLKIGSCSQLIERYLPAVLKEWNRENPGIDIRIEDGGGPELADKLRAGAINLTISAMPLHPIENFEMVRLGRLAFLAAATPDFLEETGRPIEMAELLAHPILTQNNRHASREVFDAACRLIGEPAKVVMESYSPHTLFSMAEGGLALPLCRLRRG
- a CDS encoding ABC transporter permease, with protein sequence MNKGKFSGGWKLDQARIVLAITVVIFAIAAVTLSGFLTTGNVIAIVRSVAVLGILALGMGIVIVGRGIDLSMVAIMAMSVAWYLQLLNSGWSDHSALAMALLFVLAIGAVNGFLAAYADVPAIFVTLATGSFTFGFVRSQLIPQDAVMVPSEHWIIGVGQFRLEGIPADIYVFLALSLAAFLFLRFTKWGRYIYYAGDNPVAARNAGMPVRPMMVLRYVLSALAAFTAGLLTAASLQSINTRIVNGTLLYDIVLVAVIGGIGLSGGKGGVKNVLIGAFLIGVLLNVMTILDIPELYQNLIKSTILLIAIIVDGLLNPRDEQTAQQGDI
- a CDS encoding sugar ABC transporter substrate-binding protein; translated protein: MKLLKTFVAAATIALTGLATSAPASADSDPGPAAYHEALNGKRVILIPLAMGFDLAQGWAAILKREVTAFGGTFETRDPNWSTEAGAQAITEAISSTPKPDVLVVMAPDLNSFSRLLKKAQKAGIYVLLIDNPANFKADAYLGSDWTNLGALEAGAAVEACGEGTSGKIGLVQGDEVNATSLFQYEGIMKVLDKHPNLKVVAKPDSNWDPTTSRTVTATMLRQNPDMCAIIDFWDGDATGAAAAIRDAGLQGKVKLITTGGGEKSADCDMLENGTYDAVVMTELVREGGDMVAMIKYLLQSGVQPGEHSAYIYTLEHATTKANMRPDSCWDLKALQALAN
- a CDS encoding SMP-30/gluconolactonase/LRE family protein, with protein sequence MTLRERLQAWRYNLIPDHIIGEILQKRWTDNAIPFLALVITVAVFGSAISGFFNLMSLQASTRQLGEFILVVIGLSVVMLGGGIDLAVGSIFALGAFAAVTCFFIFHLPTSVAFLAALVTGIVFGAVNGYLIGYLRLRAFLTTLVTFIIGRALYEILVVNFGSKVQLSDASSDMWDFIGDGTILGLSVSMFVALVLAVVTHIALTRSRPGWHVLAVGGSRRSAHNAGIRVRHTVFLTYVFSGACSAVAGFLIATRLSGAGPGTGQGLEILALTAAVVGGNSLGGGRGSVAKGLMGAVIVLVMTNGLIRLGYGTGTNQMVLGLLLAAAVTIDIRWLKNRHKVLNEVYVAPVYLRLGKAESAEPGSGTQYELNNQLSEASAIGLGELEGPEDVILDRDENLYCGTRHGEIIRFFAPDYTRHEVFAHIGGFPLGLAFDRDENLLSCVGAMGLYKIAPDGEVTRLSAETRRSLTSIQDDARLRDPNDLDIAPDGKIYFTDSTKRYDAHEWAIDSIENRGTGRLLVYDPATDKTTTLLDGYRYTNGVAMAHDNKSLLFCESWANRIHRYWLEGPKAGTAECVIRDMPGYPDNINRASDGNYWMAWLGMRTPSFDLSLRHPGMRKRMARRLPQDEWLFPNINTGGIVKFNDKGEILQTFGDLSGQSHPMVTSIREHKGELFIGGILNNRIGRFKIEGADPNWTALDEYWGKRP